The Methanoculleus taiwanensis nucleotide sequence CTGGCCTTTTATACCAGTCGATACAACCTGATATAGCAGTCCCGGTAGGGTAGTGGATATCCTAGAAGCCTCCGGAGCTTTTGACCCGGGTTCAAATCCCGGCCGGGGCGTCGTTTCGTTTTTCTGCATTTCAAAAAAGTATTTCGGGTTATCTTCATTCGTCAGCCTGCAGCCCCAGAGCCTCGGCCACAAGCTCTGCGATATCGACGACCTCGAGCGTATCGCCGGCCGCGTCCAGGATATTCCGGCGGCAGAACGGGCAGGTGGTGGCCAGAACCTCTGCTCCGGTCTCCCTGACGTCGGTGACTTTCCGTCCGGCGATCGCAAGCGCGAGGTCGGGACTCTTACGTTTCAGGCCGCCGCCGGCACCGCAACAGATCTGGAACTCCCGATTGGTGCGAAGCTCCGTAAGTTCGATGCCCGGAATTGCGCGGAGAACCTCACGCGGCGCCTCGAAGGCCTGGTCCCGGCCGAGCACGTGCATCAGATGCCGACCGGCGTGGCAGGAGTCGTGGTAGGCAACCCGCCGGGCGATCCTGCTCTGAAAGGAGAGGCGCCCCTGCCGGATCTGATCCCGGAGAAAGACAGCGAACGGTACCGGCGTGAACGGCAGCGGGCCTCCCCAGACCCGCGGCCAGTCGGTTGTGGCCGTCTTTAAACACCCGGCACAGGTGAAGAGGAGCGTCGTGACCCCCCGGTCGACCACGGCCTGGATCAGGTTCCGGATCACCTCCGCGTCTTCCGGAGAGTGCCCTGTCCGGAAGAGGAGAGAGCCACAGCAGGACTCCTCCTCTCCGAGCATACAGAATCGGATGTTGAGCGACTGGAGGATGCGGAGCGCCGCCATCCCGATCTCCGGCTGGCGGAACGAAACTGTGCAGCCCGGAAAGTAGGCGACCGGTGCCGCATCGGCGATGACGATATCGCCCGGGATCCAGGCACTGCGCTTTTCCTGAGGGGCGCCGTAAGGGTTCCGGAACCGGGCAATCCGCTCTGCGGCATCGGCAAAAACACCCGCCCGGCTACCGCCGAGGTCTACGATTGCTCCCCGCATCGATTCCCAGAGTTGAGCTGTGGAGATGCCGCTCTCGCAGACGACACCGCACGCCCCGCAGGTCGTGCAGGCGTACGCACTGTCGGCAAGGTCGTGAAGGATCTTCTCATCGAGCGACGGCCGGCCGAAGAGCCGTGCACGGATGCCGGTCTGCCGGTCGACGATACGCCTCCAGTCGCCGATGCGGTCCATCGGACTGGTCTCGCGGTCTATAGCGGTGACCGGGCAGATGTTAAGGCACTCCTGGCAGCGGGTGCAGGCATCGAGCTCCAGCACCTGGATCGGCGAGAACCAGCGGGAGTGGATCTCGGAAAAGGAGCGGCCGTCCATATCATTCACCTCCCCGACGGGCAAGCAGCGTAAGCGGCGTCGCCAGAATGTGGCAGAACTTGCTCCACGGGAGTACCATTACAAAGAGGATGAACATGGCGTAGATATGAAGTGTCTGAAACTGCAGGGCGAATTCCCAGTTTCTCACCGCAGGGCCGATAAACGACCCGAAACCGCTGAACCATTCGGCGATCATGCCGGTGAGCGTAATGCAGAAGACGCTCCCGACGAGGAAGAGATCGGCGGCGTTTGTTCGTTCCCGGACCTTCCGGGAGACAATCCGGCGTCCGAGAGCGATCCCCGAACCGGCGAGGAGGACGTAGCCCAGCAGGTCGTAGGGGACGTGCAGGCTGTCGTGGAAGCGGGCAACTGCTCCGCCGGCGCCTGCAGGGTCGATGAACGCGAGGAGACCGATCAGCATCCCCAGGACGGCGAGCCCGCCAAAGATGCAAAATCCCCAGAACATGGCCATGTGCACCGCCCATCGACCCCTGCTCCGCCGCCAGACACGGCGGAAGAGAAGGACGTCCAGAACCAGCACTCGAAGAAACCTGCCGCCGCCGCACCGGAGCGCCTCGTCTACCCATAAGGCAATGAACCGCGTTGCCCTTCCGTGCCCCCACCGCGAGAAGAGCATCCATATCCCGGCGATACAGATGAGTGCAGTAACGGTCAGGAGAAGGATGACATCGTTCCCGGCGGCAAGAGCGTGCAGTGTCATACCGTTCCTCGTTCTTCTACAAAATCTTCGCAGTCCTCCGATAAAAGCCAGCTTGACCAGCTTCGGGAGAGTTGGCTCTATCGAGACACACGAAGAATACGAAACCCAGCAGCTGCAGAGCCGGCAACGACAGCGACCCCTGCGGGCACCCCTGCCGAACCGGGTACAGGAACAGCCGAAACCCTCCCAAGGGGCATGATCGCCATCGCTATCGTTGCGATGCTCTTCGTGGCGGGAGCAGCGTTCATCCTTCGGAAGAAGAACCAATAACCCCTCTTTTCGGCGGCGCTGGCACCTTTACCTTTTTTCGGCCGCCCCGCGTCCAGTCAGGGTTTGTCTCCGTGCCCGAAACCTTGATGCACAGGAGAGATGAGTGCTAAAGGCCGCTATGCTCCTCTCACCTGCATTCTACAAACGGGATACCGTGACCGTCGCACAGGAGCTGCTGGGATGCCTGCTGGTGCACCGGGAAGGAGCGAAGACGACGAGCGGCTGGATCGTCGAGGACGAGGCGTATCTCCGGGGCGACCCTGCAGCCCACTCCTTCCGGGGGGAGACGAAGAGGAACAGCGTCTTGTTCGGCCCGACAGGCCGCGCCTACATCTACCGGATCTACGGCCTCCATACCTGTGTCAATATCGTGACCGGCACGGAGGGTGATGGGGAGGCGGTCCTGATCCGGGCTCTTGAACCGGCACAAGGGATCGAGTTGATGCAGGAGAGGCGGGGAACGCAGGATCTGGTGTCTCTCTGCAACGGCCCGGGGAAACTGGCATCAGCACTCGGCATCACCATGGATCTGAACGGAGCCTCCCTCCATAGCAGTTCCCTCCAGGTCTGGTCGCCCGACAGCCTGCCTGACCACCGGCCGGAAGGCACATCCGGGGAGATCGTCCAGACGACCCGGGTCGGGATCACGAAGGCGGCGGACCTCCCTCTTCGATTTTACCTGAATGATAGCAGATTCGTCTCACGGAGACGGTGACGGGGTGACTATCGGTTATCGAGCCGCCGACCTGTTCGACGAATCTCCGGGCGAGAAGCGGCACGGAGATAAAAAAATGGGTTCGAAGCCTTAGCTCGGCCTGGAAAAATCAGTCGTATACGCGGAAAAACGATCCGATAAAGCAGCCATCACAATTATAAAAATATTAAAATAATATTGCGGAGGTTCGTAGATATCCTCAAGGGGGGATACCTTTGGAACGAATTATTACTTTTTTGCTCGTGCTGGCACTCGTTCTGATCCCGGTGGCATCGGGAGCGCCAATCGGTGAAGAGAACGCCACCGGAAACAATCAGACTCAAGATGCAAACCTGACCGCGAACATTTCCGTGCAGCCACCCGAGGCCGCACCCGGCGTTGCCGTTCCGGTGAGTCCGGGCAGAGCAGCGCAGCTCTTCCCTGCGGTCTCTGACGGTTACATAGTCTGGATCGACCTCCGAACCGAGAACGGCTCGGTCTACCGCTACGATATCGAGAGCGGAGAGGAGCAGGAGGTCTCGAGCGGCGCGGTGTACCCGCTCTTCCCCGATACCAGCAGCGGAAGAGTCGTCTGGCAGGACTACCGCAACAACTCGTATGACATTTACCTGTACGAGAACGGAACCGAGATGCCCGTCACTGCCGATCCGGCATGGCAGGAGCAGCCGGCCGTCTCGGACGAGTACATCGTCTGGCTCGACTGGCGCACCGGGCAGCCGGACCTCTTCCTGTACTCCTTCGCCGACGGAAACGTCTCCCGCCTGACGAACGACACCGCATGGGAGACGTTCCCTGCCATCTCCGGGAGTCTGCTCGCATGGGAGGACAATGTCACCGGGTCAAACGATATCCTGCTAGCCTCCCTCGAC carries:
- a CDS encoding (Fe-S)-binding protein; its protein translation is MDGRSFSEIHSRWFSPIQVLELDACTRCQECLNICPVTAIDRETSPMDRIGDWRRIVDRQTGIRARLFGRPSLDEKILHDLADSAYACTTCGACGVVCESGISTAQLWESMRGAIVDLGGSRAGVFADAAERIARFRNPYGAPQEKRSAWIPGDIVIADAAPVAYFPGCTVSFRQPEIGMAALRILQSLNIRFCMLGEEESCCGSLLFRTGHSPEDAEVIRNLIQAVVDRGVTTLLFTCAGCLKTATTDWPRVWGGPLPFTPVPFAVFLRDQIRQGRLSFQSRIARRVAYHDSCHAGRHLMHVLGRDQAFEAPREVLRAIPGIELTELRTNREFQICCGAGGGLKRKSPDLALAIAGRKVTDVRETGAEVLATTCPFCRRNILDAAGDTLEVVDIAELVAEALGLQADE
- a CDS encoding DNA-3-methyladenine glycosylase, with amino-acid sequence MLKAAMLLSPAFYKRDTVTVAQELLGCLLVHREGAKTTSGWIVEDEAYLRGDPAAHSFRGETKRNSVLFGPTGRAYIYRIYGLHTCVNIVTGTEGDGEAVLIRALEPAQGIELMQERRGTQDLVSLCNGPGKLASALGITMDLNGASLHSSSLQVWSPDSLPDHRPEGTSGEIVQTTRVGITKAADLPLRFYLNDSRFVSRRR